In Pontiella desulfatans, one DNA window encodes the following:
- a CDS encoding trans-sulfuration enzyme family protein encodes MKFDTAAIHVGQEPDQETGAVIPPVYLTSTFAQLEPGQTRGYDYTRSGNPAFDRLGATLAHLEQAEYATVFGSGMGAVTAVISTLSSGDHVVAEENIYGCTYRIYDKVFKKFGVTISYVDLSNPANHAEIEKQKPALVWIESPTNPLLKIIDIEAVAKAAHDAGTELLVDNTFASPYFQNPLALGADISLSSTTKYINGHSDCLGGVVCTNSAAWNEKMVFAQKAIGLNPSPFDCWLISRGLKTLSVRMKQHAENALKVSEFLEGLDCTQTVRYPFLPSHPQFELAKKQMRGGSGIVTAVFNLPFESVVKLISNLKLFSLAESLGGIESLICHPASMTHASIPKAEREAVGITDGLVRFSVGIEDAGDLIEDLQTSLDNV; translated from the coding sequence ATGAAGTTTGATACAGCAGCCATCCACGTTGGGCAGGAGCCGGACCAGGAAACCGGCGCGGTGATTCCGCCGGTCTACCTGACCTCCACCTTTGCCCAGCTCGAGCCCGGGCAGACCCGGGGCTATGACTACACCCGCTCGGGCAACCCGGCCTTCGACCGCCTCGGCGCCACCCTCGCGCATCTCGAACAGGCTGAATACGCCACGGTCTTCGGCAGCGGCATGGGGGCCGTCACCGCCGTTATTTCCACCCTCTCCTCGGGCGACCACGTCGTGGCGGAGGAAAACATCTACGGCTGCACCTACCGCATCTACGACAAGGTCTTTAAAAAGTTCGGCGTAACGATCAGCTATGTCGACCTGAGCAACCCGGCCAACCATGCCGAAATCGAAAAGCAGAAGCCGGCCCTGGTGTGGATCGAATCACCCACCAACCCGTTGCTGAAGATCATCGATATCGAAGCCGTCGCGAAAGCCGCGCACGACGCCGGCACGGAACTACTGGTCGACAACACCTTTGCCTCTCCCTATTTCCAGAACCCGCTCGCGCTGGGAGCTGACATCAGCTTGTCGAGCACCACGAAATATATCAACGGGCACTCCGACTGCCTTGGCGGCGTGGTCTGCACCAACTCCGCAGCGTGGAACGAAAAGATGGTCTTTGCCCAGAAGGCGATCGGCCTGAATCCATCGCCGTTCGACTGCTGGCTGATCTCGCGCGGCCTCAAGACGCTTTCGGTGCGCATGAAACAACACGCCGAAAACGCACTGAAGGTTTCCGAATTCCTCGAAGGGCTGGACTGCACCCAAACCGTGCGCTACCCCTTCCTGCCCTCGCACCCGCAATTCGAACTGGCCAAGAAACAGATGCGCGGCGGAAGCGGCATCGTGACCGCGGTCTTCAACCTTCCCTTCGAATCGGTCGTGAAACTGATCTCCAACCTCAAGCTGTTTTCGCTGGCCGAAAGCCTCGGCGGCATCGAATCGCTCATCTGCCATCCGGCCTCCATGACCCATGCCTCGATCCCCAAGGCCGAACGCGAAGCCGTCGGCATCACCGACGGCCTTGTGCGCTTCTCCGTTGGCATTGAAGACGCCGGGGACTTGATCGAAGACCTCCAAACCTCGCTGGACAACGTGTAG
- the speA gene encoding biosynthetic arginine decarboxylase — protein sequence MKTDSTTWSTEESADIYGIKNWGADYFSVSDAGEVIVHPHGNGIGVSLRKIVDGLTDRGLDMPVLLRFSDILDSRIKLLHEGFGRAIKDFEYQGHYRGVYPIKVNQQQQVLEEITEFGARYHHGLEAGSKPELIAALSYMHDPEAYLICNGYKDEEFVELGLYACKMGLQCIFVVETPSELELIIDRSKTLDIAPNIGVRLKLSTQASGHWNHSGGERSVFGLNPSQVCDLVDRLKEVDMLDCLQLLHYHVGSQIPNIRDIREAVVEACRVYIGLVNEGAPMGILDLGGGLAVDYDGSHGDTEASRNYNLDEYCVAIVENLASTLAESEVPHPDIVTESGRATVAYYSVLLFNILDESRFEISDLPTELPENAHELLHNLMAVVKVVSLRNAQECFHDAFYYRDEIHERFKRGTMTLRDRALAGSIFWHIITRVAKLTEQMDYIPNELRKLPAMLADIYYGNFSLFQSLPDVWAIDQLFPVMPIHRLDEKPTREVVVADITCDCDGKIDRFVGQHTTRDSLPLHNLTDEEYYLGVFLVGAYQETLGDLHNLLGDTNVITVEVDREGHLNYSRELEGDSVADVLSYVEYDPKNMIRRIRKLAETAVRNDAISAKDRRHIMDAFESGMRGYTYFER from the coding sequence TTGAAAACGGATTCTACAACGTGGTCGACCGAGGAGTCGGCGGATATCTACGGCATCAAGAACTGGGGCGCGGATTATTTCAGCGTGTCCGATGCCGGCGAAGTGATCGTGCACCCGCACGGCAACGGCATCGGCGTGAGCCTGCGCAAGATTGTCGACGGGCTGACCGACCGCGGGCTCGACATGCCGGTGCTGCTGCGTTTTTCCGACATCCTCGACTCGCGCATCAAGTTGTTGCACGAGGGCTTCGGCCGGGCAATCAAGGATTTTGAATATCAGGGCCACTACCGCGGCGTCTACCCTATCAAGGTCAACCAGCAGCAGCAGGTGCTGGAGGAGATCACCGAATTCGGTGCCCGCTACCACCACGGCCTGGAGGCCGGCAGCAAGCCGGAGCTGATTGCCGCCCTCTCCTACATGCACGACCCCGAGGCCTATCTGATCTGCAACGGCTACAAGGACGAGGAGTTCGTCGAGCTCGGGCTCTATGCCTGCAAGATGGGACTCCAGTGCATCTTCGTGGTGGAGACCCCCTCGGAACTCGAGCTGATCATCGACCGCTCCAAGACGCTGGATATTGCCCCGAACATCGGCGTGCGGCTGAAGCTCTCCACCCAGGCGTCCGGCCACTGGAACCACTCCGGCGGCGAGCGCAGTGTGTTCGGGCTCAACCCCTCGCAGGTGTGCGACCTGGTCGACCGCCTGAAGGAAGTCGACATGCTCGACTGCCTGCAGCTGCTGCACTACCACGTCGGCTCCCAGATCCCCAACATCCGCGACATCCGCGAAGCGGTGGTGGAAGCCTGCCGGGTATACATCGGCCTCGTGAACGAAGGCGCACCCATGGGCATCCTCGACCTCGGCGGCGGCCTGGCGGTGGACTACGACGGGTCGCACGGCGACACCGAGGCCAGCCGCAACTACAACCTCGACGAATACTGCGTGGCCATCGTGGAAAACCTCGCGAGCACCCTGGCGGAATCCGAAGTTCCCCACCCCGACATCGTCACCGAATCCGGCCGCGCCACTGTGGCGTACTATTCCGTCCTGCTTTTCAACATTCTCGACGAAAGCCGTTTCGAGATCAGCGACCTGCCCACCGAACTACCCGAAAACGCCCATGAGTTGCTGCACAACCTGATGGCCGTGGTGAAGGTGGTCAGCCTCCGCAACGCGCAGGAATGCTTCCACGACGCCTTCTACTACCGCGACGAGATCCACGAACGCTTCAAACGCGGCACCATGACCCTGCGCGACCGCGCGCTGGCCGGAAGCATTTTTTGGCACATCATAACCCGCGTGGCGAAGCTGACCGAACAGATGGACTACATCCCCAACGAGCTGCGCAAACTTCCCGCCATGCTGGCCGATATCTACTACGGCAACTTCAGCCTCTTCCAATCGTTGCCCGATGTCTGGGCCATCGACCAACTCTTCCCGGTCATGCCGATCCACCGCCTCGATGAAAAACCGACCCGCGAAGTGGTGGTGGCGGACATCACCTGCGATTGCGATGGAAAGATCGACCGCTTCGTCGGCCAGCACACCACGCGCGACTCGCTGCCGCTGCACAACCTGACGGACGAGGAATACTACCTCGGCGTTTTCCTCGTGGGTGCCTACCAGGAAACCCTCGGCGACCTGCACAACCTGCTTGGCGACACCAACGTGATTACGGTAGAGGTCGACCGCGAAGGACACCTGAACTATTCCCGCGAGCTCGAAGGCGATTCCGTCGCCGATGTCCTCTCCTATGTGGAATACGACCCCAAGAACATGATCCGCCGCATCCGCAAGCTGGCCGAAACCGCCGTTCGCAACGACGCCATCTCCGCCAAGGATCGCCGCCACATCATGGACGCGTTCGAAAGCGGCATGCGCGGCTACACCTATTTCGAACGCTAA
- a CDS encoding hsp70 family protein, translating into MITDSEARFVVGIDLGTTNSAVAYIDMRQEDSVAAVFPVPQLVAPGTVEARDSLPSFHYEPAKGEFENEEHPIVGVLARDHGAAVPGRLAVSAKSWLSHGGVDRKAELLPWHGADDVKKLSPCEASRRYLEHIRRAWDHARPDAPLAEQDVVLTVPASFDEVARELTVEAARNAGLPKLCLLEEPQAAFYAWMREHREADGMQAGQSILVCDIGGGTTDLTLIETEEGKHGELAYRRIAVGEHLLLGGDNLDLALAHHAEQKLGGGKLAPAVWSVLVRRCQQAKEILLGTDAPESYSIQLPARGRSVVGGSRGVELERAEALRLLVEGFLPQVAANEKPSVRQSGFQEFGLPYAPDAAITRYLTAFLAEHGDVRPDHILFNGGFFESAVLRERLLEVLEKALDWKPQVLRADRLDLAVACGAAEYGRVRRGQGTRITGGLARTYYLGIGVDHGEPSAVCLLPAGLEEGETVQLQKRTFKLRIRKPVEFPLYTSGTRTTDQPGDLLPIDEATMRPMPSIKTVINTGKKKKADTVAVQLHARLTEIGTIEVWLAEKDGNREWRLQFDARAATQTERAVEEDTANRAGVMDESMAASSAGVIKSVLGPGRTADPNGLLSQLEANTGLERSAWPPALLRRWFEEVLPLADCRKASPALEARWLNLLGYALRPGYGFAADDWRVANAWRIKQDAVANHRNEMCRAEWWILWRRMAGGLTEHQQLELANPLIKQWSSRILKPAGQKPAKLSNFQFGDHESAEVWRLLGSLERLPASKKTMLGELLLTWLERKGASISNGAAVWALGRIGARVPNHGPLNTVVPADTAENWAGRLMKLHGKKKEVAFALMHLARHTGDRYRDVSDDTRTDIVTWLNEHGASGRLTTLVRSGGLLDAEEQDQAFGEALPPGLHLAG; encoded by the coding sequence CGGCTGGCGGTTTCGGCCAAATCGTGGCTGAGCCACGGTGGGGTCGACCGCAAGGCGGAGCTGCTGCCGTGGCACGGCGCGGACGACGTAAAGAAACTGTCGCCCTGCGAAGCGAGCCGCCGCTACCTCGAACATATTCGCCGCGCGTGGGACCATGCCCGCCCCGACGCACCGCTCGCCGAGCAGGATGTGGTGCTGACCGTGCCGGCCTCGTTCGACGAAGTGGCGCGCGAGTTAACCGTCGAGGCCGCACGCAACGCCGGCCTGCCCAAGCTCTGCCTGCTTGAAGAACCGCAGGCGGCCTTCTATGCCTGGATGCGCGAACATCGCGAGGCCGACGGCATGCAGGCCGGGCAATCCATCCTGGTGTGCGACATCGGCGGCGGCACCACCGACCTGACCCTGATCGAAACCGAAGAGGGCAAGCACGGCGAACTCGCCTACCGCCGGATTGCGGTGGGCGAACATTTGCTGCTCGGCGGCGACAACCTCGACCTGGCGCTGGCGCACCACGCGGAACAAAAGCTCGGCGGCGGAAAGCTGGCCCCCGCCGTCTGGAGCGTGCTGGTCCGGCGTTGCCAGCAGGCGAAGGAAATACTGCTCGGCACCGATGCGCCGGAGAGCTATTCCATCCAGCTGCCTGCGCGCGGGCGTAGCGTGGTGGGCGGAAGCCGGGGGGTTGAACTGGAACGCGCGGAGGCCTTGCGCCTGCTGGTCGAGGGGTTCCTTCCGCAGGTTGCGGCCAACGAAAAACCGAGCGTCCGGCAATCCGGCTTCCAGGAGTTCGGCCTGCCGTATGCGCCGGACGCCGCGATTACGCGCTACCTGACGGCCTTCCTTGCGGAGCACGGGGACGTGCGCCCGGACCATATTCTTTTCAACGGCGGTTTCTTTGAATCGGCGGTGCTGCGCGAACGCCTGCTGGAGGTGCTGGAAAAGGCGCTCGACTGGAAACCGCAAGTGCTGCGGGCCGACCGGCTGGACTTGGCCGTGGCCTGCGGCGCGGCGGAATATGGCCGCGTGCGCCGCGGCCAAGGCACGCGCATCACCGGCGGCCTGGCGCGCACCTACTATCTCGGCATCGGGGTGGATCATGGCGAGCCTTCGGCGGTCTGCCTGTTGCCGGCCGGGCTCGAGGAGGGCGAAACCGTCCAACTGCAAAAACGCACCTTCAAGCTCCGTATCCGCAAGCCGGTCGAATTCCCGCTCTATACGTCCGGAACCCGCACCACCGACCAACCGGGCGACCTGCTGCCGATCGACGAAGCAACCATGCGCCCGATGCCTTCGATCAAGACCGTCATCAATACCGGAAAGAAAAAAAAGGCGGACACGGTTGCCGTGCAGCTTCATGCGCGACTGACCGAGATCGGAACGATCGAGGTGTGGCTGGCCGAAAAGGACGGCAACCGCGAATGGCGGCTGCAGTTCGATGCGCGCGCCGCCACGCAAACGGAGCGCGCGGTGGAGGAAGACACCGCCAACCGCGCGGGTGTGATGGACGAATCGATGGCCGCTTCGAGCGCGGGCGTCATTAAATCCGTGCTGGGGCCGGGGCGCACGGCCGATCCCAACGGACTGCTAAGCCAACTCGAAGCGAATACCGGGCTGGAGCGCAGCGCATGGCCGCCCGCCCTGCTGCGCCGGTGGTTCGAGGAGGTGCTGCCGCTGGCGGATTGCCGGAAAGCCAGCCCGGCGCTGGAGGCGCGCTGGCTCAACCTGCTGGGCTATGCCCTGCGCCCGGGCTATGGCTTTGCCGCCGACGACTGGCGCGTGGCGAATGCGTGGCGGATCAAGCAGGATGCCGTGGCGAACCATCGCAACGAAATGTGCCGCGCGGAATGGTGGATCCTATGGCGGCGCATGGCCGGCGGACTGACCGAACACCAGCAGCTGGAACTGGCCAATCCGTTGATCAAGCAGTGGAGCAGCCGCATCCTCAAACCCGCCGGGCAAAAGCCGGCCAAGCTAAGCAATTTCCAGTTCGGCGATCACGAGAGCGCGGAGGTGTGGCGCCTGCTCGGTTCGCTGGAGCGCTTGCCGGCCTCCAAGAAAACAATGCTGGGCGAACTGTTGCTGACCTGGCTGGAGCGCAAGGGGGCGTCCATCTCGAACGGAGCCGCGGTCTGGGCGCTCGGCCGCATCGGCGCACGCGTCCCCAACCATGGCCCGCTGAACACGGTCGTCCCGGCGGATACGGCGGAAAACTGGGCCGGGCGGTTGATGAAGTTGCACGGGAAAAAGAAGGAGGTGGCCTTTGCCCTGATGCACCTTGCGCGCCATACGGGCGACCGCTACCGCGACGTGTCGGACGACACCCGCACCGACATCGTGACCTGGCTGAACGAACACGGTGCCTCCGGCCGTTTGACCACCCTCGTGCGCTCCGGCGGGTTGCTGGATGCCGAAGAGCAGGACCAGGCCTTCGGCGAGGCGCTCCCGCCGGGATTGCACCTGGCGGGCTGA